In the genome of Oncorhynchus mykiss isolate Arlee chromosome 18, USDA_OmykA_1.1, whole genome shotgun sequence, one region contains:
- the ppp1r11 gene encoding E3 ubiquitin-protein ligase PPP1R11, which translates to MAEAPGTSSETITETVQVDTPPPPQQEGRSLTIKLRKRKTDKKVEWSSDTVDNEHLGRRSSKCCCVYEKPKQFGESSSESEGDDGDEGCGSAHCILGHGKDGRHGHRGGGGGSTVPPSSGGSHAH; encoded by the exons ATGGCGGAGGCGCCAGGTACTTCTAGCGAGACGATAACGGAGACCGTTCAAGTTGACACACCGCCACCGCCCCAGCAG GAGGGACGTAGCCTGACCATCAAGCTGAGGAAGAGAAAGACTGACAAGAAGGTGGAGTGGTCCAGCGACACAGTGGACAACGAGCATCTGGGAAGGAGGTCTTCCAAGT gtTGCTGCGTCTACGAGAAGCCCAAACAGTTTGGGGAGTCCTCCTCTGAAAGTGAGGGAGATGACGGCGACGAGGGCTGTGGAAGTGCACACTGCATTCTGGGACATGGGAAAGACGGCAGGCATGGAcacagaggagggggtggggggagtacGGTTCCTCCAAGCTCTGGGGGATCACATGCCCACTAA